A stretch of DNA from Oryza brachyantha chromosome 4, ObraRS2, whole genome shotgun sequence:
TCTCTTACCAaagttgttgtttttttaattgctgCTACAAAAGTTATGTGGCGGCAGAATCAATGATGCTAAAAGATGTTTCTGTTCTGTGCAGATCGGTGTAACAAACAACATCATCTTGGGTGGCAATGGCAGCATATAAGTTGGGTGTGGAGGTTGTAAGTGCTCATGACCTGATGCCCAAGGATGGGCAAGGTTCAGCAAGTGCCTGTGTTGAGCTTAACTTTGATGGCCAGCGGTTCCGCACGGCTATCAAGGACAAAGATCTGAACCCAGTGTGGAATGAGCGTTTCTACTTCAACGTGTCAGATCCTTCTAATCTTCCTGAGCTTGCCCTTGAAGCGTACATCTACAACATCAACAAATCCATGGATGGTTCCAAGTCCTTCCTTGGCAGGGTCAGGATTGCTGGAACCTCATTCGTGCCCTTCCCTGATGCAGTTGTCATGCATTATCCTCTGGAGAAGCGTGGGATGTTTTCACGTGTGAAAGGGGAACTGGGTCTGAAAGTGTACATCACTAATGACCCATCCATCAAAGCTTCAAACCTTCTTCCGGCAATGGACCCTGTTTCAAACAATCCTCCTCCAACGCCAGCAGAGCAAATTGCAGCTGAAATGGTTGGTCCAAATCTCAGCACATCTCAGGAGCACAGGGCTGAGGTGAAAACCTTGCATACCATAGCTAAGGAAGTGCACCATCAGCACCAAGGGCATCTACCAGCTTCCTTTCCCGAGCATCCTTCCAAGTATGCTGTTGACCAGATGAAACCAGAACCTCAACAACCCAAGATTGTAAGAGTGTATTCAGCAGCTTCTCAGCAACCCATGGACTATGCACTCAAAGAAACTAGTCCATTTCTTGGTGGTGGACAGGTTGTTGGTGGCCGAGTTATCCGTGCTGAGAAGCATGCCAGTACCTATGACCTAGTGGAGCGAATGCAGTACCTTTTTGTACGTGTGGTTAAGGCACGGGAGTTGCCTGACATGGATGTAACTGGAAGCCTAGATCCTTATGTTGAAGTGAGAGTTGGCAACTACAGGGGCATAACTAGGCACTTTGAGAAGCAGAAGAATCCAGAGTGGAATGCGGTCTTTGCTTTTTCCAGAGACCGTATGCAGGCAACTATCCTTGAAGTTATTGTCAGAGACAAGGATTTGCTTAAAGATGACTTTGTTGGCCTTGTGCGATTTGATCTGAATGATGTTCCAATGCGTGTGCCCCCTGACAGTCCACTGGCCCCAGAATGGTACCGCCTTGTTCATAAGACTGGGGATAAGTCAAGAGGCGAGCTGATGCTTGCAGTTTGGATTGGCACCCAAGCCGATGAGGCATTTCCTGATGCATGGCATTCTGATGCTGCAACACTTGATGATGCATCTGCTGTAACGCACATGAAGTCGAAAGTTTACCATGCTCCGAGACTCTGGTACCTGCGAGTCAATATAATTGAGGCCCAAGATATTGCAATTACTGACAAGACGCGCTATCCAGATGTTTTTGTAAGGGCACAGGTGGGGCATCAGCATGGAAGGACAAAACCTGTTCAAGCTAGAAATTTCAACCCATTCTGGAATGAGGACCTAATGTTTGTGGCTGCTGAACCTTTTGAGGATCACCTTATTCTTTCCCTTGAAGATCGTGTAGCTCCTAACAAAGATGAGGTGCTTGGCCGTGTATTTATTCCATTGACAATGATTGATAGACGAGCCGACGATCGTATCGTCCATGGGAAATGGTTCAATCTTGAGAAGCCAGTACTTATCGATGTGGATCaattgaagaaggagaagttCTCTACTAGGATTCATCTTCGTCTGTGCCTTGATGGAGGGTACCATGTTCTAGATGAGTCCACTAACTACAGCAGTGACCTCAGACCAACAGCCAAGCAACTCTGGAAACCGTCCATTGGTTTGCTCGAGCTTGGAATCCTGGGTGCACAAGGAATTGTTCCAATGAAAACACGAGATGGAAAAGGCTCATCGGACACTTACTGTGTTGCTAAGTATGGTTCAAAGTGGGTACGGACACGTACCGTTGTGAACAACCCAAACCCCAAATTCAATGAACAATACACCTGGGAAGTCTATGATCCTGCAACTGTCCTGACTATTGGTGCTTTTGACAATGGCCAGCTTGGAGACAAAGGTGGTGAGAAGACATCCAGTTGTAAGGATGCAAAAATTGGCAAGGTTCGAATTCGTCTTTCCACTCTTGAAACTGGCCGTGTCTACACTCACTCATATCCCCTACTGGTTCTACATCCATCAGGGGTAAAAAAGATGGGTGAATTGCACTTAGCCATACGTTTTTCCTCAACTTCACTAGTAAACATGATGTATCTGTACTCTCGTCctctgctaccgaagatgcACTATGCACGCCCAATACCAGTGCTTCAGGTAGACATGCTGCGCCATCAAGCCGTCCAGATTGTGGCTGCCCGACTTAGCCGAATGGAACCACCTCTGAGGAAGGAGGTTGTTGAGTACATGTCAGATTTTGATTCTCACTTGTGGAGCATGAGACGAAGCAAAGCCAACTTCTTCAGACTCATGTCAGTCTTCTCAGGCCTGTTTGCAGTTAGCAAGTGGTTTAATGGCGTCTGTTCATGGAGAAACCCCATTACCACTGTACTGGTTCACATCCTATTTATAATGCTGGTGTGCTTTCCAGAGCTCATTCTCCCAACAGTGTTTCTATACATGTTTCTTATAGGGATTTGGAACTACCGTTACCGGCCTCGCTATCCTCCACACATGAACACTAAGATTTCTCATGCGGAGGCTGTTCATCCAGATGAACTT
This window harbors:
- the LOC102701166 gene encoding FT-interacting protein 3, which translates into the protein MAAYKLGVEVVSAHDLMPKDGQGSASACVELNFDGQRFRTAIKDKDLNPVWNERFYFNVSDPSNLPELALEAYIYNINKSMDGSKSFLGRVRIAGTSFVPFPDAVVMHYPLEKRGMFSRVKGELGLKVYITNDPSIKASNLLPAMDPVSNNPPPTPAEQIAAEMVGPNLSTSQEHRAEVKTLHTIAKEVHHQHQGHLPASFPEHPSKYAVDQMKPEPQQPKIVRVYSAASQQPMDYALKETSPFLGGGQVVGGRVIRAEKHASTYDLVERMQYLFVRVVKARELPDMDVTGSLDPYVEVRVGNYRGITRHFEKQKNPEWNAVFAFSRDRMQATILEVIVRDKDLLKDDFVGLVRFDLNDVPMRVPPDSPLAPEWYRLVHKTGDKSRGELMLAVWIGTQADEAFPDAWHSDAATLDDASAVTHMKSKVYHAPRLWYLRVNIIEAQDIAITDKTRYPDVFVRAQVGHQHGRTKPVQARNFNPFWNEDLMFVAAEPFEDHLILSLEDRVAPNKDEVLGRVFIPLTMIDRRADDRIVHGKWFNLEKPVLIDVDQLKKEKFSTRIHLRLCLDGGYHVLDESTNYSSDLRPTAKQLWKPSIGLLELGILGAQGIVPMKTRDGKGSSDTYCVAKYGSKWVRTRTVVNNPNPKFNEQYTWEVYDPATVLTIGAFDNGQLGDKGGEKTSSCKDAKIGKVRIRLSTLETGRVYTHSYPLLVLHPSGVKKMGELHLAIRFSSTSLVNMMYLYSRPLLPKMHYARPIPVLQVDMLRHQAVQIVAARLSRMEPPLRKEVVEYMSDFDSHLWSMRRSKANFFRLMSVFSGLFAVSKWFNGVCSWRNPITTVLVHILFIMLVCFPELILPTVFLYMFLIGIWNYRYRPRYPPHMNTKISHAEAVHPDELDEEFDTFPTSRSPEIVRMRYDRLRSVAGRIQTVVGDIATQGERVQALLSWRDPRATAIFVLFCLIAAIVLYVTPLQVLAALAGFYVMRHPRFRYRLPSIPVNFFRRLPARTDSML